A region of Helicoverpa zea isolate HzStark_Cry1AcR chromosome 16, ilHelZeax1.1, whole genome shotgun sequence DNA encodes the following proteins:
- the LOC124637788 gene encoding 17-beta-hydroxysteroid dehydrogenase 14-like produces MSFQNKVVIVTGSSSGIGAAIAIKFAEEGAKVAIVGRNQEKLNNVAKKCGKPLVLVADVTKEEDIKRIIDETLRVFGKLDILVNNAGIANPARIQSEDAMAVFDKVMTTNLRSAVYLTHLAAPHLVKTKGNIVNISSVAACRIFSKDMFAYSAAKAGLDHFTRAVALELASSGVRVNTINPGPVVTDLMENIGKTKEQRAAFFKEFENTMPLKRVSIPEEIGDLVLFLASDKARAITGSNFVCDNGAMLSAVLLEMLEPKQA; encoded by the coding sequence ATGAGTTTTCAAAACAAGGTTGTTATTGTGACTGGCAGCAGCTCTGGTATTGGAGCAGCCATCGCCATCAAATTCGCAGAAGAAGGCGCTAAGGTCGCTATAGTAGGAAGAAACCAGGAGAAACTGAACAATGTCGCTAAGAAATGTGGCAAACCTTTAGTACTCGTAGCTGACGTTACTAAAGAAGAAGACATTAAAAGAATTATTGATGAGACTTTGAGAGTATTTGGCAAACTCGATATTCTAGTGAACAATGCTGGCATCGCAAATCCAGCCCGTATTCAATCTGAAGACGCAATGGCAGTATTTGACAAGGTAATGACTACAAACCTCCGCTCAGCGGTTTACTTAACTCATCTTGCTGCTCCTCACCTTGTGAAGACAAAAGGGAATATTGTGAACATATCAAGCGTTGCTGCCTGCCGAATATTTTCGAAGGACATGTTTGCATACAGTGCAGCGAAGGCGGGTCTGGATCACTTTACTAGAGCTGTGGCACTTGAGCTAGCATCAAGCGGTGTTCGCGTAAATACCATCAATCCAGGACCTGTTGTGACTGACTTAATGGAAAACATTGGAAAAACGAAGGAACAGCGAGCAGCTTTTTTCAAAGAATTTGAGAATACAATGCCTCTCAAAAGGGTCTCAATCCCAGAAGAAATTGGTGATCTAGTGTTATTTTTGGCGAGTGACAAAGCTAGAGCGATTACTGGTTCTAATTTTGTGTGTGACAATGGTGCTATGCTATCAGCTGTACTTCTGGAAATGTTAGAGCCTAAGCAAGCGTAA